The following proteins are encoded in a genomic region of Rhizobium sp. ZPR4:
- a CDS encoding DoxX family membrane protein: MENAQSVWQTAAILIARLIFTAVFVMAVSFKFMDMGATAGYIAAAGFPFPLFLAWCAAILEVLLVIAFLTGALFTPASLAAAVYVIFLGFSFHGPSRWAGNQAEFGFFVDHFVFVAGLLFAAVHGPGSVLAAKWAPWSERI, encoded by the coding sequence GTGGAAAACGCTCAATCAGTCTGGCAGACTGCCGCCATTCTCATCGCTCGCCTGATCTTCACCGCCGTCTTCGTGATGGCCGTCTCGTTCAAGTTCATGGATATGGGCGCGACCGCCGGCTATATCGCCGCCGCCGGTTTCCCGTTCCCGTTATTCCTGGCTTGGTGCGCCGCGATCCTTGAAGTACTGCTTGTCATTGCTTTCTTGACCGGTGCTTTGTTCACTCCGGCATCGCTCGCCGCCGCCGTTTATGTCATCTTCCTCGGATTTTCATTTCACGGCCCGTCACGCTGGGCCGGCAACCAAGCCGAATTCGGCTTTTTCGTAGACCACTTCGTTTTCGTAGCGGGACTGCTCTTTGCCGCCGTACATGGACCGGGCAGCGTGTTGGCCGCAAAGTGGGCACCCTGGTCGGAGAGGATATGA
- a CDS encoding ProQ/FINO family protein, with the protein MEEPSTTNREPIAATELDVKKATAINTLLLRPIGILPAKAGDPIRPFALGLWNEIRPLLKPDVPVMSLRRSTSAFLHSKRYYHACAQPESMRHDLAGNPVEPLSAEDRLAAQQRLITLRQTQAKATVQRDEPPPPPVLSKAELIRASLLGRRSDRAAR; encoded by the coding sequence ATGGAAGAACCCTCGACAACCAATCGCGAGCCGATCGCGGCGACCGAGCTCGATGTCAAGAAGGCGACCGCGATCAACACGCTCTTGCTTCGCCCTATCGGTATCCTGCCCGCCAAAGCCGGCGACCCTATCCGTCCTTTTGCGCTTGGCCTCTGGAATGAAATCCGTCCGCTTTTGAAACCTGACGTGCCGGTCATGTCTCTGCGTCGCTCCACCAGCGCGTTTCTGCATTCCAAGCGATATTATCATGCCTGCGCCCAGCCGGAATCCATGCGGCACGATCTTGCCGGCAATCCCGTCGAGCCGCTTTCGGCCGAAGATAGGCTTGCCGCACAGCAGCGCCTGATCACGCTCCGTCAAACGCAGGCCAAGGCTACGGTTCAACGCGACGAGCCGCCACCACCGCCAGTCTTGAGCAAAGCAGAACTCATTCGAGCCTCTCTCCTGGGCCGGCGCTCCGATCGCGCCGCTCGCTGA
- the repA gene encoding plasmid partitioning protein RepA: MQPSLALQEDQEHLPTLLATDAQELSYQLQQHQAKIFPPQSQKTMRMFSPAEAAAFIGIGEGYLRQIAAEGHGPDPLSNGRRLYAAQDMDRIRKVLDERNGAPKYVPWRRGSEKLQIVSVMNFKGGSGKTTTAAHLAQYLALRGYRVLAIDLDPQASLSALFGHQPELDVGENETLYGAIRYEEPRPIADIVRSTYTPNLHLIPGNLELMEFEHETPRAMAAGRAETMFFARIGEVLTEIESFYDVVVIDCPPQLGFLTMSALCAATSILITVHPQMLDVMSMSQFLTMTSELMSVVENAGGRTSYDWMRYLVTRFEPNDGPQSQMTGFMRAIFGNRMLQNAMVKSTAVADAGVTKQTLYEVDRAQFTRGTYDRALDSLNLVNSEIETHLRLTWGRK; the protein is encoded by the coding sequence ATGCAGCCGAGCCTCGCGCTACAAGAAGATCAAGAGCACCTTCCAACGCTTCTGGCAACAGATGCGCAGGAATTGTCTTATCAGCTCCAGCAACATCAGGCAAAGATCTTCCCGCCGCAGTCACAGAAAACTATGCGGATGTTTTCGCCGGCCGAAGCTGCAGCCTTCATCGGCATCGGTGAGGGTTATCTTCGCCAGATCGCAGCTGAAGGCCATGGGCCCGACCCGCTTTCCAATGGGCGTCGGCTTTATGCCGCCCAAGACATGGACCGCATCCGCAAGGTACTGGATGAGCGCAACGGGGCACCCAAATATGTTCCCTGGCGTAGAGGATCGGAAAAGCTCCAGATCGTCTCGGTTATGAATTTCAAGGGTGGCTCAGGCAAAACCACCACCGCCGCCCACCTCGCCCAGTATCTGGCGCTGAGGGGCTATCGCGTGCTGGCTATCGATCTCGATCCGCAGGCCTCCTTGTCTGCTCTTTTTGGCCATCAACCGGAACTTGATGTCGGCGAAAATGAAACGCTCTACGGCGCCATCCGCTATGAAGAGCCGCGTCCGATCGCCGATATCGTCCGCTCGACCTATACGCCGAACCTGCATCTTATCCCCGGCAATCTCGAGCTCATGGAGTTCGAGCACGAAACGCCGCGCGCAATGGCGGCAGGTCGCGCCGAGACGATGTTTTTTGCCCGCATTGGTGAGGTTCTGACCGAGATCGAAAGCTTCTACGATGTCGTCGTTATCGACTGCCCACCGCAGCTGGGCTTCCTGACGATGTCTGCGCTCTGCGCCGCGACATCAATCCTTATCACCGTTCATCCGCAGATGCTCGACGTCATGTCCATGTCGCAGTTTCTCACCATGACGAGCGAGCTTATGTCCGTGGTCGAGAATGCAGGCGGCCGTACCAGCTACGACTGGATGCGTTATCTCGTCACCCGTTTTGAGCCGAACGACGGACCGCAAAGTCAGATGACCGGCTTCATGCGAGCAATCTTCGGCAACCGCATGCTGCAGAATGCCATGGTCAAGTCGACGGCCGTTGCCGACGCCGGTGTCACCAAACAAACGCTTTATGAGGTCGATCGTGCCCAGTTCACCAGGGGTACCTACGACCGGGCTCTGGATTCGCTCAATCTCGTCAACAGCGAGATCGAGACGCATCTCCGCCTGACCTGGGGAAGGAAATAA
- the repB gene encoding plasmid partitioning protein RepB produces the protein MARKNLLEISAPSTARTDAPTAKDNRPIAGFLPQARGAGPVGGITRTLGNITEKMERASDLERQLAEGQTVVDIDPDVIDGSFVTDRLEIDPIELGQLVEQIREHGQQVPILVRPHPEAKGRFQVAYGHRRLAATKELGIKVRAVVRQLTDDQLVVSQGQENSARTNLSYVERALFALRLEQRGFGRDVIMAALGVDKAALSKMLIVTRQVPLPLISAIGPAPEIGRRRWLELGERLESIASEPITAELSADNYRKMSSDERFQRALILAMGKPTSAKSVAAPSSMTGVPVTFKRTPARATFVFDSKAAPGFDEFVQERLQSLFNEFQQGKET, from the coding sequence ATGGCGCGCAAAAACCTCCTTGAAATCTCGGCGCCGAGCACGGCGCGCACGGATGCGCCGACAGCAAAGGACAATCGTCCGATTGCTGGCTTCCTGCCACAGGCGAGGGGTGCCGGTCCTGTAGGTGGCATTACGAGGACGCTCGGAAACATCACGGAGAAGATGGAACGCGCCAGCGATCTCGAACGGCAGCTGGCAGAGGGACAAACGGTCGTCGACATCGATCCCGATGTCATTGACGGGTCCTTCGTTACCGATCGCCTCGAAATAGATCCGATTGAGCTTGGCCAGCTGGTTGAGCAGATACGCGAGCACGGCCAGCAGGTCCCGATCCTTGTGCGACCGCATCCGGAGGCCAAGGGGCGCTTTCAGGTCGCCTACGGCCATCGGCGACTGGCGGCCACGAAGGAACTCGGCATTAAAGTGCGCGCGGTCGTGCGTCAGCTCACGGATGACCAGCTGGTCGTCAGTCAGGGCCAGGAAAACAGCGCACGCACCAATCTCTCCTATGTTGAGCGAGCATTGTTCGCATTGCGCCTCGAGCAGCGTGGTTTTGGCCGCGATGTCATCATGGCTGCGCTTGGCGTCGACAAGGCAGCGCTTTCCAAGATGCTGATCGTCACGAGACAGGTGCCTCTGCCGCTTATCAGCGCGATCGGGCCGGCTCCCGAAATCGGCCGCAGGCGATGGCTAGAGCTGGGAGAGCGTCTTGAGAGCATTGCTTCCGAGCCGATCACTGCGGAGTTGTCCGCGGACAACTATCGGAAGATGTCGAGCGATGAGCGCTTCCAGCGTGCACTCATTCTGGCAATGGGCAAGCCCACTTCTGCCAAGAGTGTAGCAGCTCCCTCATCCATGACCGGAGTTCCAGTAACTTTTAAGCGAACACCCGCGCGCGCCACCTTTGTTTTCGACAGCAAGGCTGCGCCTGGTTTCGACGAGTTCGTGCAGGAGAGACTGCAATCTCTCTTCAACGAGTTTCAGCAAGGAAAGGAAACGTAA
- the repC gene encoding plasmid replication protein RepC yields MEAEYVTTPFGRRPMTLAMLMAQRRAEHGKPIRSVDKWKIYRALCEAKPLLGVTDRALAVLNALLSFYPKNELSDDANLIVFPSNAQLSLRAHGMAEQTIRRHLAALIAAGLLVRRDSPNGKRYARRSRAGDLNEAYGFSLAPLLSRAEEIEHLAAQVAAERLHIQSLRERISLHRRDIAKLIETAIAEAVEGPWEAVYVAFRALIDGLSRSPTAMELEVLLDKLGHLHDEIINQLETYIKTTKLSGNPYQNERHIQNSDSESFIESETGAKQRTIPLNQSAFPRTTPTTPKAQTSSDTIRPTPSTSHGFCTETRKEIPAELKSFPLDLILRACPDITAYAPAGTISNWRDLLAATIIAKSTLDISPGAHQEACRVMGTENAATVIACILQRAAHINSAGGYLRDLTRRTEKGEFAIGPMLMSLLRANMTTTARKVA; encoded by the coding sequence ATGGAAGCCGAATATGTGACGACGCCTTTTGGGCGGCGGCCGATGACGCTTGCCATGTTGATGGCTCAAAGACGAGCCGAGCATGGGAAGCCCATCAGGTCTGTCGACAAATGGAAGATTTATCGCGCGCTCTGTGAAGCCAAGCCTCTTCTCGGGGTGACGGACCGCGCACTTGCAGTTCTCAATGCACTCTTGAGCTTCTATCCGAAGAACGAGTTATCGGATGATGCCAACCTGATCGTGTTTCCTTCGAACGCGCAATTGTCCTTGCGCGCTCATGGGATGGCCGAGCAGACCATTCGCCGTCATCTGGCTGCGTTGATCGCTGCCGGGCTTCTTGTGCGCAGAGATAGCCCCAACGGCAAGCGTTATGCTCGTCGGAGCAGGGCAGGGGACCTCAATGAGGCCTATGGCTTCTCATTGGCGCCTCTTCTCTCGCGAGCGGAAGAGATCGAACATCTTGCCGCCCAGGTCGCAGCCGAGCGGCTTCATATCCAGAGCCTGCGCGAGCGCATCAGCCTCCACAGACGCGATATTGCCAAACTGATCGAAACCGCCATTGCCGAGGCCGTGGAAGGCCCCTGGGAGGCCGTCTATGTGGCTTTCCGTGCATTGATCGACGGGCTTTCAAGATCCCCGACGGCAATGGAGCTGGAAGTTCTTCTCGATAAGCTCGGCCACCTACATGACGAAATCATCAACCAGTTGGAAACATACATAAAAACCACGAAATTAAGCGGCAATCCCTATCAAAATGAGCGGCACATACAGAATTCAGACTCCGAATCCTTCATTGAATCTGAAACCGGAGCCAAACAGCGAACAATACCGCTGAACCAATCTGCATTTCCGCGGACAACTCCAACAACCCCCAAAGCCCAAACATCTTCGGATACTATCCGACCAACACCTTCAACATCACATGGCTTTTGCACTGAAACTCGTAAGGAGATTCCAGCGGAACTGAAATCTTTCCCGCTGGATCTCATCCTCCGTGCTTGCCCGGACATCACGGCTTATGCACCGGCCGGCACTATCAGCAACTGGCGCGATCTGCTTGCAGCCACGATCATCGCCAAATCAACACTCGATATTAGCCCTGGAGCCCATCAGGAGGCCTGCAGGGTCATGGGGACAGAAAATGCTGCCACTGTGATCGCCTGCATCCTCCAACGCGCCGCACACATCAATTCTGCCGGTGGTTATCTCCGAGATCTGACCCGGCGAACGGAGAAGGGAGAATTTGCGATTGGTCCCATGCTTATGAGCCTTCTGCGGGCAAATATGACCACGACAGCGCGAAAGGTGGCCTAG
- a CDS encoding TerC family protein, protein METSLLFVEWLGKPLWMWASFLALVIAILSFDLGVLHKENKEIGVGESIKLSVLYITLGLAFGGWVWWYLGADSGLAYMTGFVVEKTLALDNVFVIALIFAFFAVPRLYQHRVLFWGILGVIVLRAIMIGVGATLVAEFSWLLYVFAAFLIVTGIKMLVMKDAEPDVAKNPLIRFMRSRFNVTDHHHGERFFVKQPHPQNGKMVWFITPLFMALVLIEVADVIFAVDSVPAIFAITTDPFIVYTSNIFAILGLRALYFALAAMIHRFQYLKPALAIVLVFIGSKIFVADMLGLEKFPAALSLGITFAIIGSGVAWSLLKTRGKAESA, encoded by the coding sequence ATGGAAACGTCTTTGCTCTTCGTCGAGTGGCTGGGAAAGCCGCTCTGGATGTGGGCGAGCTTCCTTGCGCTCGTCATTGCCATCCTCTCCTTCGATCTTGGTGTCCTGCATAAGGAAAACAAGGAAATCGGCGTTGGCGAGAGCATCAAGCTCTCCGTCCTCTACATCACGCTCGGTCTCGCCTTTGGTGGCTGGGTATGGTGGTATCTCGGTGCCGATTCCGGCCTTGCCTATATGACGGGCTTCGTCGTCGAAAAGACGCTGGCTCTCGACAACGTCTTCGTCATTGCCCTCATCTTCGCCTTCTTTGCCGTACCCCGCCTCTATCAGCACCGCGTGCTCTTCTGGGGGATTCTGGGTGTCATCGTGCTGCGCGCCATCATGATCGGTGTCGGTGCGACGCTAGTGGCCGAGTTCTCGTGGCTGCTCTATGTCTTTGCCGCCTTCCTGATCGTAACCGGCATCAAGATGCTGGTCATGAAGGATGCCGAGCCTGATGTCGCGAAGAACCCGCTCATTCGCTTCATGCGCAGCCGCTTCAACGTCACCGACCACCATCATGGCGAACGCTTCTTCGTCAAACAGCCGCATCCGCAGAACGGTAAAATGGTCTGGTTCATCACGCCGCTCTTCATGGCGCTTGTGCTGATCGAAGTCGCCGACGTGATCTTTGCCGTGGATTCGGTTCCCGCCATCTTCGCGATCACGACCGATCCGTTCATCGTCTACACCTCGAACATCTTTGCAATCCTTGGCTTGCGTGCCCTCTACTTCGCACTCGCCGCCATGATCCATCGCTTCCAATATCTGAAGCCGGCGCTTGCCATCGTGCTCGTCTTCATCGGCTCGAAGATCTTCGTCGCCGACATGCTGGGCCTGGAAAAATTCCCGGCCGCCCTCTCGCTCGGCATCACCTTCGCCATTATCGGCAGCGGCGTCGCCTGGAGCCTGCTGAAGACGCGCGGCAAGGCCGAAAGCGCCTGA
- a CDS encoding methyltransferase domain-containing protein, translating into MRNAVESRRQIEIFDYNLSADAFTRAFGMRNSLKCLQALTSLEDAVHRYRRVCDLGCGSGAFSLAFAYLADNPELELRGLDLSEHQLSLARELMAAAGLPGDFQFEQRNLPAQIGYLPDLTISSYWFCENERVLADPLLFDLMAGREMLIVDYETIIDRIATCLPKGFRILERRSAHVDIPSALTDFVAQKRASVHSIHIGRTAA; encoded by the coding sequence TTGCGCAATGCTGTCGAAAGCCGGCGCCAGATCGAGATATTCGACTATAACCTTTCCGCCGATGCCTTCACCCGTGCATTCGGTATGCGAAACTCTCTGAAATGCCTGCAGGCGCTTACCAGCCTTGAAGACGCCGTCCACAGATATAGAAGGGTATGCGATCTCGGCTGCGGCTCCGGCGCCTTCAGCCTTGCCTTTGCCTATCTCGCCGACAATCCCGAGCTGGAGCTTCGGGGGCTGGACTTATCCGAACACCAGCTGTCCCTCGCCAGAGAATTGATGGCTGCCGCGGGGTTGCCCGGCGATTTCCAGTTCGAGCAAAGAAATCTGCCGGCACAGATCGGCTACCTCCCCGATCTGACAATTTCCTCCTACTGGTTCTGCGAAAATGAGCGCGTGCTCGCCGATCCCCTTCTCTTCGACCTCATGGCCGGTCGGGAGATGCTCATCGTCGATTATGAAACGATTATCGACCGCATCGCCACCTGTCTTCCCAAAGGGTTCCGTATTCTTGAGCGGCGCAGCGCCCATGTCGACATTCCATCCGCGCTGACGGATTTCGTCGCACAGAAGAGAGCAAGCGTTCACAGCATCCACATCGGCCGGACCGCAGCTTAA
- a CDS encoding Lrp/AsnC family transcriptional regulator: MDEQLDKLDLRLLEELQKDGRLTNNELGERIALSPSQCSRRRTRLEAEGYIRSYQANLDRQKLGLDMLVVISVTLATHNRDNARRFSQLINGLPEVLEAYALTGEMDYHLKVATRGLTDLSRFVNDVLLPHESVQHVKTSIVLDTLKTFEGFPVLSPHG; encoded by the coding sequence ATGGATGAACAGCTCGACAAATTGGATCTGCGCCTGTTGGAGGAGCTTCAGAAAGACGGAAGATTGACGAACAACGAGCTCGGCGAACGTATCGCACTTTCGCCATCGCAGTGCTCGAGGCGACGTACGAGGCTGGAGGCGGAAGGCTATATCCGCAGCTACCAAGCCAATCTTGACCGGCAGAAGCTGGGGCTGGACATGCTCGTGGTCATTTCGGTGACGCTTGCCACCCACAACAGAGACAATGCCCGCCGGTTCTCCCAGCTCATCAACGGGCTGCCGGAGGTGCTGGAAGCCTATGCGCTGACAGGCGAAATGGACTATCACCTGAAGGTCGCCACTCGCGGGCTTACCGATCTCTCCCGTTTCGTCAACGATGTGCTGCTGCCGCATGAATCGGTTCAGCATGTAAAGACGTCGATCGTCCTCGACACGCTCAAGACCTTTGAAGGATTTCCCGTGCTGTCGCCACATGGCTGA
- a CDS encoding alkaline phosphatase, translated as MRKLLLAMMSATVISGAAHAATVYPLDRATVLAGSPFDFKVEFSKVVKPEDVKVTVNGESYDAVFGKAADFVAEEKGAEDKVLGSALILRGIKLAKPGQYKVEVSAGDEKKSVNWDVYGTSATPKAKNIIFLLGDGLSVAHRTGARIMSKGMTEGKANGRLAMDDIPPVAFIGTSSTSAIATDSANTMSAYMTGHKSAVNALGVYADRTPASLDDPKVETIGEALRRTGKKSLGIVTTAEVEDATPAALVSHTRKRGDKAEIVGMMYDVKPDVLLGGGSAYFLAKSVPGSKRKDDKDYIALFKDAGYAVATDKSELATAAGSNQDKLLGLFHTGNLDVTLDREFLKKGTVDKFPNQPGLVDMTKVALDKLAKNPEGFFLVVEGASIDKMSHPLDWDRALVDTIEFDKAVAVAREFQEKNPDTLIVVTGDHTHGVSIIGTVDDNKPGTEMREKVGTYAAAGFPNYEDKDGDGYPDRVDVSRRLFMAANNGPDHYETFRPKLDGPFVPAIQNEKKEYVANEAYKDVPGAVFVQGNIPKDEDSGVHAVDDIVLQAAGPGAEGFRGYMEQSDVYRVLADTFALGTEKM; from the coding sequence ATGCGTAAACTTCTTCTCGCCATGATGTCTGCGACCGTAATATCCGGCGCAGCCCATGCAGCGACAGTCTATCCGTTGGACCGGGCAACGGTACTTGCCGGCTCGCCCTTCGATTTCAAGGTGGAATTCAGCAAGGTCGTGAAGCCGGAGGACGTCAAGGTCACCGTCAACGGCGAAAGCTACGATGCCGTTTTCGGCAAGGCTGCCGATTTCGTCGCGGAAGAAAAGGGCGCTGAGGACAAGGTTCTCGGATCGGCCCTGATCCTGCGCGGCATCAAGCTCGCAAAGCCTGGCCAGTACAAGGTCGAAGTTTCGGCCGGCGACGAGAAAAAGTCGGTCAACTGGGATGTCTATGGCACGTCGGCGACGCCGAAGGCCAAGAACATCATCTTCCTGCTCGGCGACGGTCTCTCCGTTGCGCATCGCACCGGTGCCCGCATCATGTCCAAGGGCATGACCGAAGGTAAGGCCAACGGCCGCCTCGCCATGGACGATATCCCGCCGGTCGCTTTCATCGGCACGTCCTCGACCTCGGCCATCGCCACCGACAGCGCCAACACCATGTCGGCCTACATGACCGGCCACAAGTCGGCCGTAAATGCACTCGGCGTCTATGCTGACCGCACGCCGGCGAGCCTGGACGATCCGAAGGTCGAAACGATCGGTGAAGCCCTGCGCCGCACCGGCAAGAAGTCGCTCGGCATCGTCACCACGGCCGAAGTCGAAGATGCAACGCCGGCCGCACTCGTCTCCCACACGCGCAAGCGCGGCGACAAGGCCGAGATTGTCGGCATGATGTACGACGTCAAGCCGGATGTCCTGCTCGGTGGCGGCTCGGCCTATTTCCTGGCGAAAAGCGTTCCCGGCTCCAAGCGCAAGGACGACAAGGACTATATCGCGCTCTTCAAGGACGCCGGCTATGCCGTTGCCACCGACAAGAGCGAACTGGCGACCGCTGCCGGCTCCAACCAGGACAAGCTGCTCGGTCTCTTCCACACCGGTAACCTCGACGTGACGCTCGATCGCGAATTCCTCAAGAAGGGCACCGTCGACAAGTTCCCGAACCAGCCGGGCCTCGTCGACATGACCAAGGTTGCGCTCGACAAGCTCGCCAAGAACCCGGAAGGCTTCTTCCTGGTGGTCGAGGGTGCCTCCATCGACAAGATGAGCCATCCGCTCGATTGGGATCGTGCCCTTGTCGACACGATCGAGTTCGACAAGGCCGTTGCCGTTGCCCGCGAATTCCAGGAAAAGAACCCGGATACGCTGATCGTTGTTACCGGCGACCATACCCATGGCGTCTCGATCATCGGCACGGTTGACGATAACAAGCCGGGCACCGAAATGCGTGAAAAGGTCGGCACCTACGCCGCTGCCGGCTTCCCGAACTACGAAGACAAGGATGGCGATGGCTATCCGGATCGCGTCGACGTTTCGCGTCGTCTGTTCATGGCCGCCAACAACGGCCCTGACCACTACGAAACCTTCCGTCCGAAGCTCGATGGTCCTTTCGTTCCGGCAATCCAGAACGAGAAGAAGGAATATGTTGCCAACGAAGCCTACAAGGACGTGCCCGGTGCCGTCTTCGTGCAGGGCAATATCCCGAAGGACGAGGATAGTGGTGTCCACGCTGTGGACGATATCGTTCTGCAGGCTGCCGGTCCTGGTGCCGAAGGCTTCCGCGGTTACATGGAACAGAGCGACGTCTACCGCGTGCTGGCCGATACCTTCGCGCTCGGCACCGAAAAGATGTAA
- a CDS encoding ATP-binding cassette domain-containing protein, with product MLALDVSGLKMRFPGLAAPVLSIDRLHLPAGGRLAITGASGSGKSTFVNAITGLEDVRDGSVSWSGTEITRLSAGRRDAFRARNIGLVMQDFHLFPGLSAFENVVLPIKLTRRLAAQERERALHLLSVTGIARPQQKIETLSRGEMQRVAVARALLLRPGVIVADEPTASLDRQAGGEVAELLLQLSAEEGTTLIVVTHDAALAERLGRRINLASGRIEEDSQEVAAQ from the coding sequence ATGCTCGCTCTCGATGTTTCCGGCCTGAAGATGCGCTTTCCGGGTCTGGCCGCGCCGGTTCTCTCCATTGACCGGCTTCATTTGCCGGCGGGCGGCCGGCTTGCGATCACGGGTGCGTCCGGTTCCGGCAAGAGCACCTTCGTCAATGCCATTACCGGGCTGGAAGATGTGAGGGATGGCAGCGTGTCCTGGAGCGGGACGGAGATCACGCGCCTCTCCGCCGGCCGTCGCGACGCCTTTCGCGCGCGCAATATCGGTCTCGTCATGCAGGATTTTCATCTGTTTCCCGGCCTGTCCGCCTTCGAGAATGTCGTGTTGCCGATCAAGCTGACACGGCGCCTTGCGGCCCAAGAACGCGAGCGTGCGCTTCATCTGCTTTCCGTGACCGGTATCGCCCGGCCGCAGCAGAAGATCGAAACCTTGTCGCGCGGCGAAATGCAGCGCGTTGCCGTTGCCCGCGCATTGCTATTGCGCCCCGGCGTCATCGTTGCGGACGAGCCGACGGCGAGCCTCGATCGCCAGGCGGGTGGTGAGGTTGCGGAGCTCTTGCTGCAATTGTCGGCAGAAGAAGGGACGACGCTTATCGTGGTTACGCATGATGCGGCGCTCGCCGAGCGTCTTGGCCGCCGCATCAATCTGGCGAGCGGACGCATCGAAGAAGACAGCCAAGAGGTTGCCGCGCAATGA
- a CDS encoding ABC transporter permease: MITFILADLRRFWSGALAVVVLIALSVALSVTVTLQERAVRLGSARAAEKFDLLVGAAGSETQLALSAVFLQPAPLPLMEGAVLSRLTNDPRVELAAPVGFGDSAYGHPIVGTTTSLISSLSPSLSQGVMFSRLGEAVVGSDVALSAGAEIKPMHGTAETGGETHTAIAYKVTGRMAPTGTAWDRAILVPIRAVWQLHGMHGEDHQDHDAEEADAHGAASPEQDHHEDHDHEPGHVDADAPLDEQFDVQTPGVPAVLVKPKTIADAYRLRQEYRTGTTLGVFPAEVLTRLYATLGDARSLLLAIALGTQAIVIAAIVLVTIMHVGSRRRQIGALRALGTPVRSIVTLVWGELFVLFAAGILLGIVLGYAAALVISARLAASTAVRLPVGFSFDDLWLVGGFAAVAAIISIVPAFSALRSSPAAALRA; the protein is encoded by the coding sequence ATGATTACCTTCATCCTTGCCGACCTCAGGCGTTTCTGGAGTGGAGCGCTGGCCGTCGTGGTGTTGATCGCCTTGTCGGTCGCGCTGAGCGTGACAGTGACGCTGCAGGAGCGGGCGGTCCGCCTCGGCAGTGCGCGCGCTGCGGAAAAGTTCGATCTGCTTGTCGGCGCTGCCGGCAGCGAGACGCAACTGGCGCTTTCCGCGGTCTTCCTACAGCCGGCGCCACTGCCGCTGATGGAGGGCGCCGTCCTTTCCCGCTTGACCAACGATCCGCGTGTCGAACTGGCGGCACCTGTCGGCTTTGGCGATTCCGCTTACGGCCATCCGATCGTCGGCACGACCACGAGCCTGATCTCATCCCTTTCGCCATCGCTCTCGCAGGGGGTGATGTTCTCGCGCCTTGGTGAAGCAGTGGTCGGCTCCGATGTCGCCTTGTCGGCCGGTGCCGAGATCAAGCCGATGCATGGAACAGCTGAAACCGGCGGCGAAACCCATACGGCGATTGCCTATAAGGTCACCGGCCGCATGGCGCCGACCGGCACGGCCTGGGATCGGGCGATCCTCGTGCCGATCCGCGCCGTCTGGCAGCTGCACGGCATGCATGGCGAGGACCATCAGGATCATGATGCCGAGGAGGCGGATGCGCATGGCGCAGCCAGCCCAGAACAGGATCATCATGAAGACCATGACCACGAGCCTGGCCACGTCGATGCGGATGCGCCGCTCGATGAGCAATTCGACGTGCAGACGCCTGGCGTTCCGGCCGTTCTCGTCAAGCCGAAGACAATTGCCGATGCATACCGCCTCAGGCAGGAATATCGCACCGGCACGACGCTCGGCGTCTTTCCGGCGGAGGTGTTGACCAGGCTCTATGCGACGCTCGGCGATGCCCGCAGCCTGCTTCTGGCGATTGCGCTCGGCACGCAGGCGATCGTGATTGCCGCGATCGTGCTGGTAACCATCATGCATGTCGGTTCGCGACGCCGGCAGATCGGCGCCCTGCGGGCGCTTGGAACACCGGTCCGCTCGATCGTCACGCTCGTCTGGGGCGAACTCTTCGTCCTGTTCGCCGCCGGCATCCTGCTTGGCATCGTGCTCGGCTATGCCGCAGCATTGGTCATCTCCGCCAGGCTGGCGGCATCGACCGCCGTTCGTTTGCCCGTCGGCTTTTCCTTCGATGATCTCTGGCTCGTTGGCGGGTTTGCGGCGGTTGCCGCGATCATCTCCATCGTGCCGGCCTTCAGTGCGTTACGCTCCAGCCCGGCGGCGGCGCTGCGCGCCTGA